In the Flagellimonas sp. MMG031 genome, one interval contains:
- a CDS encoding alginate export family protein — protein sequence MNTIKKNALLIPIVLLLSQFSMAQFTLDGQFRPRTEFRNGYGSLIPKDADPGFATATRARLNAGYQTTNYSFYLSLQDVMVWGENRQLRPDDENNSFAIFEAWAKLDLGSGWSTKLGRQVLSYDDQRILGGVDWTQQGRNHDAAMVKYAKNNFILDFAFAYNQDFDNPTGYQSIGNAYNTTGFFSYKTMQMLYLKQKWEGLAASLVLMNNGFQNFDENDEANGISNLQILGTHITYGKGSFGLSGNAFVQLGERQRDLDVKDAYLLGLDFTYKVSNKVGLAAGFEIISGNDASTAGETGAFFPLFGTNHKFNGLMDYFYVGNHANSIGIFDLHASANFKLGEKSILMAKIWNFKGDKDLPSGENALGTEVDLVFTQKFKGYSLKFGYSHLFPTDGMYELKGVSEADAAGTQNWAWAMLIVKPKIYTTIKKD from the coding sequence ATGAATACAATTAAAAAGAACGCCCTACTTATCCCGATTGTCCTTTTGTTGAGCCAATTTTCAATGGCACAATTCACCCTCGATGGGCAATTCAGGCCCAGGACGGAGTTTAGAAACGGATACGGGAGTTTAATTCCAAAGGATGCCGACCCCGGTTTTGCAACTGCTACACGTGCCAGATTGAATGCTGGGTATCAAACAACGAATTATTCATTTTATTTGAGTCTTCAGGATGTTATGGTCTGGGGAGAAAACCGCCAGTTGCGACCGGATGATGAAAACAACTCCTTTGCCATTTTTGAAGCCTGGGCCAAGCTAGATCTTGGTTCCGGATGGTCCACAAAGTTGGGGAGACAAGTTCTTTCTTATGACGATCAGCGTATTTTGGGAGGAGTGGATTGGACACAACAGGGACGCAACCACGATGCTGCCATGGTAAAGTACGCGAAAAACAACTTTATTCTTGATTTTGCCTTTGCGTATAATCAAGATTTTGACAACCCAACCGGATATCAATCTATAGGTAATGCCTACAACACCACAGGTTTTTTCAGTTACAAGACCATGCAAATGCTTTATTTAAAACAAAAATGGGAGGGTTTAGCTGCCAGTTTGGTTCTGATGAACAATGGTTTTCAAAATTTTGATGAGAATGATGAAGCCAATGGAATAAGCAATCTCCAGATCTTAGGTACGCACATTACCTATGGAAAAGGAAGCTTTGGCCTATCTGGGAACGCGTTTGTGCAATTAGGCGAGAGACAAAGGGATTTGGATGTGAAGGATGCCTATTTGCTGGGCCTTGATTTCACCTATAAAGTTTCCAATAAAGTGGGTTTAGCAGCTGGCTTCGAAATCATAAGCGGAAATGATGCTTCCACGGCAGGTGAGACCGGAGCTTTTTTCCCATTGTTCGGAACCAACCACAAATTCAATGGCCTCATGGATTATTTCTATGTTGGCAACCATGCCAACAGCATAGGAATTTTTGACCTTCACGCCAGTGCAAATTTTAAACTTGGCGAAAAATCAATCTTGATGGCAAAAATCTGGAATTTTAAAGGAGATAAAGATTTGCCCAGTGGGGAAAATGCACTTGGTACCGAGGTGGATTTGGTGTTCACGCAAAAATTCAAGGGATATAGCTTAAAATTTGGATACTCCCATTTATTTCCTACGGATGGTATGTACGAATTGAAAGGTGTGTCCGAGGCAGATGCCGCCGGCACACAAAACTGGGCCTGGGCCATGTTGATAGTCAAACCTAAAATTTACACAACGATTAAAAAAGATTGA
- a CDS encoding MFS transporter produces MKATKLNLLQFRSVPIRTFWISAIAFFICFFAWFGIVPFMPDVVKDLGLTPAQKWNSIILAVTGTVFARLLIGKLCDKYGPRLCYTWLLIIGAIPVILIGLVQTPFQFLLCRFFIGFIGASFVITQFHTSIMFAPNIVGTANATSAGWGNLGGGANRLGMPLIAAAVVSFGVADEIAWRYSMIIAGIVCFSMGLVYYFFTQDTPVGNFSELRKTGNMPVLKKDKVSFLSTLKDYRVWILFLVYAACFGMELTVYGTMDDYLQNTFGLERITAGNIVLSFALMNIFARTLGGFFGDRFGKLKGLRGRVLFLTFILMAEGIMLSVFSMSTSLIVGIIFLVAFSLSVQMAEGATFSVVPFINKNAIGSISGIVGAGGNVGAFLAALLLKSKSAMAESTALKANASLGEEAAKAAQAAAASEAVSSGYFVIGIFVIVAAVSALAIKFSTADEQAVLEEMEEKGALATVKA; encoded by the coding sequence ATGAAAGCTACAAAATTAAACTTACTACAATTTAGAAGTGTCCCCATTAGAACCTTTTGGATTTCAGCCATAGCCTTTTTCATATGCTTTTTCGCATGGTTCGGGATTGTACCGTTTATGCCCGACGTGGTAAAGGACCTTGGCCTTACCCCCGCACAAAAATGGAACTCCATCATCCTTGCGGTTACGGGAACGGTGTTTGCTCGATTGTTAATAGGAAAGCTTTGTGATAAATATGGCCCCAGATTGTGCTATACATGGTTGCTGATAATAGGTGCCATACCGGTTATTTTGATAGGTTTGGTACAAACTCCTTTTCAGTTTCTTCTCTGCAGGTTCTTTATCGGATTTATAGGGGCTTCCTTTGTAATTACCCAATTCCATACCTCCATTATGTTTGCGCCCAACATCGTGGGCACGGCAAATGCCACATCCGCAGGGTGGGGCAATCTGGGGGGCGGCGCCAACAGATTGGGGATGCCATTGATTGCCGCAGCCGTGGTAAGTTTTGGGGTTGCCGACGAGATTGCATGGCGCTATTCCATGATAATCGCAGGAATCGTGTGCTTTTCAATGGGGTTGGTATACTACTTTTTTACCCAAGACACCCCGGTAGGCAATTTTTCCGAATTACGGAAAACAGGAAATATGCCAGTTTTAAAAAAGGACAAGGTTTCCTTTTTAAGCACCCTTAAAGATTATCGTGTTTGGATATTGTTCCTGGTATATGCAGCATGTTTTGGCATGGAACTCACAGTTTATGGCACCATGGACGATTATTTGCAAAACACATTTGGACTTGAGCGTATTACCGCAGGAAATATTGTGTTGTCTTTTGCGCTGATGAATATTTTTGCGCGAACGCTAGGTGGTTTTTTTGGTGACCGATTTGGAAAACTTAAAGGCCTTCGAGGACGAGTACTCTTTCTTACCTTCATATTAATGGCCGAAGGCATTATGCTCTCTGTTTTTTCAATGTCCACTAGCTTGATAGTTGGAATTATATTTTTGGTTGCATTTAGTCTTTCTGTTCAAATGGCCGAAGGTGCCACATTTTCCGTGGTGCCCTTTATAAACAAAAATGCGATAGGTTCCATTTCCGGGATTGTAGGTGCTGGAGGCAATGTAGGGGCGTTTTTGGCCGCTCTCTTGTTAAAATCCAAATCTGCAATGGCCGAAAGCACTGCCCTAAAAGCCAATGCTTCTTTGGGTGAAGAGGCCGCAAAAGCCGCACAGGCCGCAGCCGCATCAGAAGCGGTGTCGAGCGGATACTTTGTCATTGGAATATTTGTGATTGTTGCTGCAGTAAGTGCCCTTGCCATAAAATTCTCTACCGCAGACGAACAAGCTGTACTTGAAGAAATGGAAGAGAAAGGAGCTTTGGCAACTGTAAAGGCATAG
- the cobA gene encoding uroporphyrinogen-III C-methyltransferase, whose amino-acid sequence MQQHINKAKVTLVGAGPGASDLITVRGFKVLRQADVVLYDALVDKSLLNELDDHIHKIYVGKRCGKHSLVQEDINKLIVESALGYGHVVRLKGGDPFVFGRGAEEIEYIESFGIPVEVVPGLSSAIAVPAGQGIPLTKRGVSNSFWVVTATTEQGGFSKDFQYAAQSTTTMVILMGIRKLSALSRAVRKHRGGDTPVAIIQNGTLTSEACSTGVLNNVEALSTQVDTNQPGIIIIGNVVAEHPAFFEETIQRVISMEL is encoded by the coding sequence ATGCAGCAACACATAAATAAAGCAAAAGTCACTTTGGTGGGCGCGGGACCTGGTGCCTCAGACCTCATTACAGTAAGAGGTTTCAAGGTTTTGCGACAAGCGGACGTAGTTTTGTACGATGCGCTTGTGGACAAATCTCTTTTAAACGAGTTAGATGATCACATTCATAAAATATACGTAGGAAAACGATGTGGCAAACACAGTCTTGTGCAGGAGGATATCAATAAATTGATTGTGGAAAGTGCCCTTGGATACGGACATGTGGTCAGATTGAAAGGAGGAGATCCCTTTGTCTTTGGAAGGGGTGCAGAAGAAATTGAATATATAGAATCGTTTGGCATTCCGGTCGAAGTAGTTCCAGGTCTTTCTAGCGCGATTGCCGTTCCGGCAGGCCAAGGCATCCCGTTGACCAAAAGAGGGGTCAGCAACAGTTTTTGGGTGGTTACGGCCACCACTGAGCAGGGAGGGTTTTCCAAGGATTTCCAATATGCCGCGCAATCTACCACAACTATGGTCATCCTAATGGGAATACGCAAGTTGAGTGCTCTATCCCGCGCGGTTCGCAAGCACAGGGGAGGGGACACGCCCGTGGCCATTATACAAAATGGGACTTTGACATCTGAAGCTTGCAGCACGGGTGTGTTAAATAACGTAGAAGCACTGTCTACCCAAGTGGACACCAATCAACCCGGTATTATAATAATAGGCAATGTAGTTGCCGAACATCCTGCATTTTTTGAAGAAACCATCCAGCGTGTTATAAGTATGGAGCTTTGA
- the nirB gene encoding nitrite reductase large subunit NirB, with amino-acid sequence MKTVIVVGNGMVGYKFCEKFIAQPASSKYKLLVFGEEPRPAYDRVHLSEYFESQNAKALELAPLSWYQDNGIELITGQRVTDIKKDEKAIHTASGQTYAYDYLVLATGSVPFVPPIRGVEKEGVFVYRTIEDLEGMMSYASQIKTIKPHGRAAILGGGLLGLEAGKAVLDMGLEPHVVEFAPKLMPRQLDTRSSNVLRLELESMGMHIHLSKAANQIMGDKVIEGIEFGEDDCLEVDMLIVSAGIRPRDELGKTCGLEMGNRGGIVVNNKMQTSEKDIYAIGEVALYNQMIYGLVAPGYEMAEVAVNQILESQDVVMPQDIDMSTKLKLMGVDVASFGTPYMPAEKGLSIIFEDKTKHLYKRINVSHDGKTLLGGILVGDAADYNILHQMYLNGMALPDNAEELIVGTRGEGGSAFGSAMDLPDTAQICSCESISKGRICSSLLDGESDSLKDIVSCTKATTGCGGCKPMVVELVNETLKSMGKEVKDIVCEHFEYTRQELYGIIKVKGITTYNEALDKCGKGDGCEVCKPVLASIFASIYNDTANKEDVIQDSNDRFLANIQRNGTYSVVPRVPGGEITPEKLIVLGEIAREYDLYTKITGGQRIDLFGAQLNDLPAIWKKLIAAGFESGHAYGKALRTVKSCVGSTWCRYGMDESVSFAIALEERYKGLRSPHKLKGGVSGCIRECAEARGKDFGVIAVEGGWNLYVCGNGGATPKHAQLLAEQIDNETVIKYLDRFLMYYIRTAAPLMRTAAWLEKLEGGIEQLKRVVVDDSLNIAQELEADMQDLVDKYECEWKQAVENEEIGKRFKHFVNSDDRDDSLAFIPMREQKMPEPWTS; translated from the coding sequence ATGAAAACAGTGATTGTTGTAGGTAACGGAATGGTTGGGTATAAGTTTTGTGAAAAATTTATTGCCCAACCCGCAAGTTCAAAATATAAACTGTTGGTCTTCGGTGAAGAGCCTCGCCCTGCGTATGACAGAGTACACCTCAGTGAGTATTTTGAGAGTCAAAATGCCAAGGCATTGGAGCTGGCCCCGCTTTCTTGGTATCAAGATAATGGCATTGAACTCATTACAGGACAACGGGTTACCGATATAAAAAAGGATGAAAAGGCAATCCATACGGCATCAGGACAGACCTATGCCTATGATTATTTGGTGCTGGCAACCGGTTCGGTTCCTTTTGTGCCCCCCATCCGTGGCGTAGAGAAAGAAGGTGTTTTTGTGTACCGTACCATTGAGGATTTGGAAGGAATGATGTCCTATGCTTCACAAATAAAGACCATAAAACCACATGGAAGAGCTGCCATTTTGGGTGGAGGACTCTTGGGGCTGGAAGCTGGCAAAGCTGTCTTGGATATGGGGCTGGAACCCCATGTTGTGGAGTTTGCCCCAAAACTAATGCCTCGCCAATTGGATACAAGAAGCAGCAATGTGCTACGGCTTGAATTGGAGTCTATGGGAATGCACATTCATCTGAGCAAAGCTGCGAATCAAATAATGGGGGACAAGGTGATTGAGGGTATAGAGTTCGGAGAAGATGATTGCCTCGAAGTGGATATGCTCATTGTTTCCGCAGGAATCCGGCCAAGAGACGAACTGGGCAAAACCTGTGGGCTTGAAATGGGCAATCGTGGAGGTATTGTAGTGAACAATAAGATGCAGACTTCCGAAAAGGACATTTATGCCATAGGCGAAGTGGCCCTCTACAATCAAATGATCTATGGCCTTGTCGCACCAGGATATGAAATGGCCGAGGTGGCAGTCAACCAAATTTTGGAATCTCAAGACGTTGTTATGCCCCAAGATATCGATATGTCCACCAAGCTGAAGTTAATGGGCGTTGATGTGGCCAGTTTTGGCACACCATATATGCCGGCAGAAAAAGGCTTGTCCATTATTTTTGAAGATAAAACCAAACATCTCTATAAGCGCATCAATGTAAGCCACGATGGCAAAACGCTTTTGGGCGGAATCCTTGTCGGAGATGCGGCAGATTACAACATTTTGCACCAAATGTATTTGAACGGTATGGCATTGCCGGACAATGCGGAAGAACTAATCGTTGGAACCCGTGGCGAAGGGGGTTCCGCCTTTGGTAGTGCCATGGACCTTCCTGATACCGCACAAATATGCTCGTGCGAAAGCATTTCCAAAGGAAGAATATGCTCATCACTTTTGGATGGTGAATCAGATTCCCTAAAAGATATTGTTAGCTGCACCAAGGCAACCACAGGTTGCGGGGGATGTAAACCGATGGTTGTGGAGCTTGTCAATGAGACCTTAAAATCCATGGGGAAAGAAGTGAAGGACATTGTATGCGAACATTTTGAATACACCAGACAGGAATTGTATGGAATTATAAAAGTAAAGGGCATCACCACCTACAATGAAGCTCTTGACAAGTGCGGTAAGGGGGATGGGTGTGAGGTTTGTAAGCCGGTATTGGCTTCGATTTTTGCCTCCATCTATAATGACACGGCCAACAAGGAAGATGTCATTCAAGATTCCAATGATCGCTTTTTGGCCAATATCCAAAGGAATGGCACCTATTCCGTGGTGCCGAGAGTGCCCGGTGGTGAAATTACCCCCGAAAAGTTGATCGTTCTGGGTGAAATTGCTAGGGAGTATGATCTATATACCAAAATTACCGGAGGACAACGTATCGACCTCTTTGGTGCTCAATTGAACGATTTGCCGGCCATCTGGAAAAAGTTGATCGCGGCCGGGTTTGAAAGCGGACATGCCTATGGCAAAGCCTTGAGAACAGTGAAAAGCTGCGTAGGCTCAACATGGTGCCGGTACGGTATGGACGAGAGTGTGAGTTTTGCCATTGCATTGGAAGAACGGTACAAGGGGCTGCGGTCTCCACATAAATTGAAAGGAGGTGTATCCGGCTGTATCAGGGAATGTGCAGAAGCAAGAGGAAAAGATTTTGGTGTGATAGCCGTGGAAGGTGGATGGAACCTCTACGTATGCGGAAATGGTGGAGCAACACCCAAACATGCACAGTTACTGGCAGAACAAATAGACAATGAAACGGTGATCAAATACTTGGACCGGTTTTTAATGTACTACATACGAACTGCAGCCCCATTGATGCGGACAGCTGCTTGGTTGGAGAAGCTCGAAGGTGGCATCGAACAGCTTAAACGAGTGGTGGTGGATGATAGTTTGAACATCGCCCAAGAACTGGAAGCCGATATGCAGGACCTTGTGGACAAATATGAATGCGAATGGAAACAAGCTGTTGAAAACGAAGAAATCGGAAAAAGATTCAAGCATTTCGTGAATTCTGATGATAGGGACGATAGTTTGGCATTTATCCCTATGAGAGAACAAAAAATGCCAGAACCATGGACTAGTTAA
- the nirD gene encoding nitrite reductase small subunit NirD, translating to MNTLSHNYNPVSTDQVTTWFKACLEKDIPENGGACIKYKNRQIAIFNYKRKQQWYACQNLCPHKMEMVLSRGMIGDAEGIAKVACPMHKKTFSLETGENLNGDLPAIATFPIKLEDGFVYIGFSE from the coding sequence ATGAATACTTTATCACATAATTACAACCCAGTTTCAACAGATCAAGTCACAACTTGGTTCAAGGCCTGTTTGGAAAAGGACATTCCGGAAAATGGAGGCGCCTGCATCAAATATAAAAACCGACAGATTGCAATTTTTAACTACAAACGCAAACAACAATGGTATGCCTGTCAAAACCTTTGCCCGCACAAAATGGAAATGGTTTTGTCCAGGGGTATGATAGGCGACGCCGAAGGCATTGCCAAAGTCGCTTGCCCAATGCACAAAAAAACGTTTTCTCTTGAAACCGGGGAAAACTTGAACGGGGATTTGCCGGCTATCGCCACATTTCCCATAAAATTGGAAGATGGCTTTGTGTATATTGGTTTTTCTGAATAG
- a CDS encoding DUF4202 domain-containing protein has translation MGTSEKLMEAFKRFDEANAEDPNKEVFEGREYPKELLYAQRMTHILNAFEPEASEALQLTVRCQHICRWEIPRESYEMNRVGYLKWRQELKKFHAQKAGAILKEVGYDDGTVERVQFLLLKKQLKKDEDTQTLEDVICLVFLMYYYDPFIHKHNDDKVISITQKTWKKMSPKGHKAALGLSFSNRGLELVTKAISE, from the coding sequence ATGGGCACTTCCGAAAAATTGATGGAGGCATTCAAACGGTTCGACGAAGCAAATGCAGAAGACCCCAACAAGGAGGTTTTTGAGGGAAGGGAGTATCCCAAAGAACTTTTGTACGCACAACGCATGACGCATATTCTGAACGCATTTGAGCCAGAAGCTTCAGAAGCTTTGCAGCTAACGGTACGTTGCCAACATATTTGTCGTTGGGAAATACCCCGTGAATCCTATGAAATGAATAGAGTGGGATATTTGAAATGGAGACAGGAACTCAAGAAATTCCATGCCCAGAAAGCGGGTGCCATTCTTAAAGAGGTAGGTTATGATGATGGCACGGTGGAAAGGGTGCAGTTTTTATTGCTCAAAAAACAATTGAAAAAAGATGAGGACACCCAAACCCTGGAAGATGTAATATGTTTGGTTTTTTTGATGTATTATTATGACCCCTTCATACATAAACATAATGACGACAAGGTAATTTCCATAACACAGAAAACTTGGAAGAAAATGTCTCCCAAAGGTCACAAGGCAGCATTGGGTCTTTCCTTCTCCAATCGGGGATTGGAATTGGTTACCAAGGCCATCTCTGAATAA
- a CDS encoding type IV pili methyl-accepting chemotaxis transducer N-terminal domain-containing protein, producing the protein MNNPQLTLDVSTFLRIRKWYLLALSAIALTIIIAQILIQNHLNSQLDDSRVINVAGRQRAYSQKLVKEALLLNQANLGESEQQELLKELAHTLYIWRTSHLGLQMGNDSIGLPKENNVSILEHFDEISIHHSAMVDAIKTILSQKDTSGQALDILLANEGPFLEKMDAMVNAYDAISKERLQKLKVKEYLLLCFSLLILVLEVLFIFRPLSIQIKETIRNLVKSQLQSEENTKEIKKIFEEKERSLQELKELNFVIDNAALFTSARSDGTVVFISKKFLTLLNESNIPPNTHLSEILTTDEGQRQYLGEILTKPRKSIRTEEIEIKTKAGNKLWLDMSIIPMHQTSLKQSVLLLCSDITERKNNQEKVEQLTLQNYEDRMRQKQLQASLIVEGQEEERKRIAKDIHDGIGQMLTALRFNIESINLDQKERTKEKIAYLKELTSDLIKGVRTATFNLTPPELGDHGIFPALQKMTSELSKLTGKSILFENKAEQNIRFDSLAETNIYRVTQEAVNNAIKYADANYILVSINLTDNVLSVVIDDDGKGFDPTILDRPPKNSSEGGMGVFFMKERISYINGRLFINSSLGQGTRVTINYNLNDTKKKRNV; encoded by the coding sequence ATGAACAACCCACAACTAACCTTGGACGTCTCCACCTTCTTGAGGATTCGAAAGTGGTACTTGTTGGCACTTTCCGCCATTGCCCTCACCATTATCATAGCCCAAATATTGATTCAAAATCACCTCAACTCACAGCTGGACGATTCCAGGGTGATCAATGTGGCGGGCAGGCAACGGGCCTATAGCCAAAAATTGGTTAAGGAGGCTTTATTGCTCAACCAAGCAAATCTGGGGGAAAGCGAGCAACAAGAGCTTTTAAAGGAATTGGCCCATACGCTCTACATCTGGAGAACATCCCACCTAGGGCTCCAAATGGGGAACGACAGCATTGGACTTCCCAAAGAGAATAATGTGTCCATTCTAGAACATTTTGATGAGATCTCCATACATCACAGTGCCATGGTCGACGCTATAAAAACCATACTTTCTCAAAAAGATACTTCTGGACAAGCTTTGGATATTCTATTGGCTAATGAAGGTCCCTTTTTAGAAAAAATGGACGCGATGGTCAATGCATATGACGCCATCAGTAAAGAAAGGTTGCAAAAACTAAAGGTCAAAGAGTACCTGTTGTTGTGTTTTTCCCTATTGATATTGGTTTTGGAGGTCCTGTTCATCTTCAGGCCGTTGTCGATACAAATCAAGGAAACCATACGCAATCTGGTTAAAAGCCAGTTGCAATCGGAGGAAAACACCAAGGAAATCAAAAAAATATTTGAAGAAAAGGAACGATCGCTCCAAGAGCTGAAAGAACTGAACTTTGTTATTGACAATGCCGCTCTCTTTACCAGTGCCCGCAGTGATGGTACTGTCGTTTTCATCAGTAAAAAATTCCTGACACTTTTAAATGAATCCAACATTCCCCCAAACACACATCTTTCCGAAATATTGACCACCGATGAGGGACAAAGGCAATATCTCGGTGAGATTTTGACGAAACCAAGAAAGAGCATCAGAACGGAGGAAATTGAAATAAAGACCAAAGCGGGCAACAAATTGTGGTTGGACATGTCCATTATCCCGATGCACCAAACAAGTCTAAAGCAAAGTGTGCTATTGCTGTGTTCCGATATTACGGAGCGCAAGAACAATCAAGAAAAGGTGGAACAGCTCACGCTTCAAAATTACGAGGACCGCATGCGCCAGAAGCAATTACAGGCCAGCCTTATCGTGGAAGGACAAGAAGAGGAACGAAAACGGATCGCCAAGGACATTCATGATGGCATTGGGCAAATGCTCACTGCACTGCGGTTCAATATCGAATCCATCAACTTGGATCAAAAGGAGCGCACTAAAGAAAAAATAGCCTATCTAAAAGAGCTTACTTCTGATTTGATCAAAGGGGTTCGTACAGCCACCTTTAATCTTACCCCTCCAGAACTGGGTGACCACGGTATTTTTCCAGCATTGCAAAAAATGACTTCGGAATTGAGTAAATTAACCGGAAAGAGCATATTGTTCGAGAACAAAGCGGAACAAAACATCCGTTTTGATTCGTTGGCAGAAACAAATATTTATAGAGTTACCCAAGAAGCCGTAAACAATGCCATTAAATATGCGGACGCCAATTATATTTTGGTCTCCATAAACCTTACAGACAATGTGTTGAGCGTGGTCATAGATGATGACGGCAAAGGTTTTGATCCAACTATTTTGGATCGCCCTCCAAAAAACAGCAGTGAGGGTGGGATGGGCGTATTTTTTATGAAGGAACGCATCAGTTATATCAATGGCAGATTGTTCATCAACTCCAGTCTCGGCCAAGGAACGCGTGTTACAATCAATTACAATCTAAACGATACCAAAAAGAAAAGAAACGTATGA
- a CDS encoding amidohydrolase family protein: protein MIVVENGTITGILDTSVNHMTDGNLIDLTGYTVLPGLIDAHTHVLFSQAADRDFAEHSMVTLTTENSALRVLRGSKRAKSYLDVGITSIKDLGNSGLFLDVALRNAIDEGTIIGPRIFASGPILSAPGGQIYGVVPKHQDLISEEYRIVRGVEDAELAVQEHVNQGVDLIKICADNLPNKTVLSLEEMQAIVKTAHAYGLKVTAHSVTDISARQAIHAGVDGIEHGFNVSDSTLTMMAENDVFLVPTENSSDYMELYSKLAGYGQDDDQWIERYSTAMSERLQKALKIGVTIIAGSDNYTEINVPRGVSSRDMFKAYYESGMAPMDILRAATYLSAKQLGKEGKLGVLKKGAKADIIAVKGDIGTKFYESMENVVFVMKDGQVFTSVE, encoded by the coding sequence ATGATTGTTGTGGAAAATGGCACTATCACGGGAATCCTGGACACCAGCGTGAACCATATGACGGATGGCAACTTGATAGACCTTACTGGATATACCGTTTTGCCAGGATTGATAGATGCCCATACCCACGTGCTTTTCTCTCAAGCTGCAGATAGGGATTTTGCGGAACATTCCATGGTTACCCTGACCACCGAAAATAGTGCCTTGAGAGTACTTCGAGGGTCCAAGAGGGCCAAATCTTATCTCGACGTGGGAATAACCAGTATAAAGGATTTAGGCAATTCCGGGCTATTCTTGGACGTGGCCTTAAGGAATGCCATCGATGAAGGGACCATCATTGGACCCCGCATTTTCGCATCGGGGCCCATTCTGTCGGCTCCTGGTGGTCAGATTTATGGGGTGGTCCCAAAACATCAAGATCTGATTTCTGAAGAGTATCGCATCGTTCGGGGTGTGGAAGATGCGGAATTGGCCGTTCAGGAGCATGTGAATCAAGGGGTCGACCTGATCAAAATTTGCGCTGATAATTTACCGAACAAAACCGTTCTTTCTTTGGAGGAGATGCAGGCCATTGTGAAGACGGCACATGCGTATGGCCTGAAAGTGACCGCGCACTCCGTTACCGATATATCGGCAAGGCAAGCGATTCATGCCGGAGTTGACGGGATTGAACACGGATTTAATGTTTCTGATTCCACATTGACCATGATGGCGGAAAACGATGTTTTTCTTGTACCTACTGAAAACAGTAGCGATTATATGGAGTTGTACAGTAAACTGGCCGGATATGGCCAAGATGATGACCAATGGATAGAACGGTACAGTACAGCAATGAGTGAAAGATTGCAAAAAGCACTTAAAATTGGGGTTACCATTATTGCCGGGTCGGACAATTACACGGAAATAAATGTGCCTAGAGGTGTCTCATCCAGGGATATGTTCAAGGCCTATTATGAATCAGGTATGGCACCCATGGACATCCTAAGGGCAGCTACCTATCTTTCTGCCAAACAGCTCGGAAAAGAGGGCAAGCTTGGAGTGCTCAAGAAAGGTGCAAAAGCTGATATCATTGCAGTCAAAGGAGACATCGGGACAAAGTTTTATGAAAGTATGGAAAATGTAGTTTTTGTCATGAAGGATGGTCAGGTCTTTACTTCTGTGGAATAA